Proteins encoded together in one Flavobacteriales bacterium window:
- a CDS encoding CotH kinase family protein, which yields MALKPSRPLVVALLCALPFLGKAQVVLNEVSASNLSNFADNNGEFEDWVELYNTTAAAVDISGWHLSDNPNNPTKWAFPVGTQVPANGRLMVFCSSRDMFTLPLIFHTNFKLSQGTNETILLADPGGNVMDDFQLSTRSKENHSRGRTTDGAATWSLFQTPTPNAANAGASADYESKPQFSLPAGVYGGAQSVALSSPSGATIRYTLDGTTPTATSTAYAAPLNIATTTVVRAACFSATPGVPPSFIETNTYFIGVTHTVAILSVAGDEVDDLLLGNGGLEPVSSLEYFGPNGVLRDEAVGTCDEHGQDSWAYDQRGFDWVTRDQYGYNDAIHYPIFRTKDRDSFQRLIVKAAAGDNYEFGPGQPTHIRDAYVQALSQVGNLRVDERSYEPCVVYINGQYWGVYDLREKVDDSDFTRYYYDQGEYDIQFIKTWGGTWSEYGGAQAQTDWDAMRNFIATNNMGDPTAFAYVDSLFNWKSLVDYFTLNSYTVCADWLNWNTGWWRGLDPNGDHKKWGYILWDMDATFGHYTNFTGIPDQSPNADPCTVEDLPDPGGQGHTEIIEKLIQENPMVHDYYVNRYIDLGNTLFSCDFMLPFLDSLVGAITPEMPGQIARWGGSMADWQNNVQVLRDFIETRCVTIQDGLIDCYDLSGPYDVQFDVDPPLSGGIQVNSQVLPTYPFTGTYYGGITTTLAPIPEPGWAFSHWTIQNDTIWPSLTDSLVTLTTDTTDRIVAHFIPPIAYSVMLDVEPRNSARIEFDGVVYDAFPTVVQVPEGVAKPIKVLPALYYDFLNWSIKNNYPSPADTTLPELSITFFSPDTVVAHLQPQDYAYWIPNSFTPNNDGINDVWQPWGNVIDLESFDLKIFDRWGQLMFQSNDPNMPWDGTGGGGQIGVGVYAYRAFVIEGITKERHELFGHVTVVR from the coding sequence ATGGCCCTGAAGCCGTCCCGTCCGCTCGTCGTCGCCCTGCTCTGCGCCCTCCCGTTCCTCGGCAAGGCCCAAGTGGTGCTGAACGAGGTGAGCGCCAGCAACCTATCCAACTTCGCCGACAACAACGGCGAGTTCGAGGATTGGGTGGAGCTGTACAACACCACCGCCGCTGCTGTGGACATCAGCGGCTGGCACCTCAGTGACAACCCGAACAACCCCACCAAGTGGGCCTTCCCGGTGGGCACGCAAGTGCCGGCGAACGGCCGGCTGATGGTGTTCTGTTCGAGCCGGGACATGTTCACGCTGCCGTTGATCTTCCACACCAACTTCAAGCTCAGCCAGGGCACCAACGAGACGATCCTATTGGCCGATCCGGGCGGCAACGTCATGGATGACTTCCAGCTCTCGACCCGATCCAAGGAGAACCACAGCCGCGGTCGCACCACCGATGGCGCCGCCACCTGGTCGCTCTTCCAGACCCCCACACCCAACGCTGCCAATGCCGGGGCCTCCGCCGACTACGAGTCCAAGCCTCAGTTCAGCCTGCCCGCCGGTGTGTATGGTGGTGCGCAGAGCGTTGCCCTGAGCTCACCGTCCGGGGCCACCATCCGCTACACACTGGATGGCACCACGCCCACGGCCACCAGTACTGCGTATGCGGCCCCGCTGAACATCGCCACCACCACCGTGGTGCGCGCCGCCTGCTTCAGCGCTACCCCGGGCGTGCCCCCAAGCTTCATTGAGACCAACACCTATTTCATCGGCGTCACCCACACGGTGGCCATCCTGAGCGTGGCGGGGGATGAGGTGGATGATCTGTTGCTGGGCAACGGTGGCCTCGAGCCCGTCTCCTCTCTGGAGTACTTCGGCCCGAACGGCGTGCTGCGCGATGAGGCCGTGGGCACCTGCGACGAGCACGGTCAGGATAGTTGGGCTTACGATCAGCGTGGCTTCGACTGGGTGACGCGCGACCAGTACGGTTACAACGACGCCATCCACTATCCGATCTTCCGCACCAAGGACCGCGATTCGTTCCAGCGCCTGATCGTCAAGGCGGCCGCAGGCGACAACTACGAGTTCGGCCCAGGCCAGCCGACACACATCCGCGATGCCTACGTGCAGGCCCTCAGCCAGGTGGGCAACCTGCGCGTGGACGAACGCAGCTATGAACCCTGCGTGGTGTACATCAACGGCCAGTACTGGGGGGTGTATGACCTGCGGGAGAAGGTCGACGACTCGGACTTCACCCGCTATTACTACGACCAAGGCGAGTACGACATCCAGTTCATCAAGACCTGGGGCGGCACGTGGAGCGAATACGGCGGCGCCCAGGCTCAGACCGACTGGGACGCCATGCGGAACTTCATCGCCACCAACAACATGGGCGACCCCACGGCATTCGCCTACGTGGACAGCCTTTTCAACTGGAAGAGCCTGGTGGATTACTTCACCCTGAACAGCTACACCGTCTGCGCCGACTGGCTGAACTGGAACACGGGCTGGTGGCGCGGACTGGACCCCAACGGCGACCACAAGAAGTGGGGTTACATCCTGTGGGACATGGACGCCACCTTCGGCCACTACACCAACTTCACCGGCATCCCGGACCAGAGCCCGAACGCCGACCCGTGCACGGTGGAGGACCTGCCCGATCCCGGTGGACAGGGCCACACGGAGATCATCGAAAAGCTGATCCAGGAGAACCCCATGGTGCACGACTATTACGTGAACCGCTACATCGACCTGGGCAACACGCTCTTCAGCTGCGACTTCATGCTCCCTTTCCTCGACAGTTTGGTGGGCGCCATCACCCCGGAGATGCCCGGGCAGATCGCCCGCTGGGGCGGAAGCATGGCCGACTGGCAGAACAATGTGCAGGTGCTTCGGGATTTCATCGAGACCCGCTGCGTCACCATTCAGGACGGCCTCATCGACTGCTATGACCTGAGCGGACCGTACGACGTGCAGTTCGATGTGGACCCGCCCCTGAGCGGCGGCATCCAAGTGAACTCGCAGGTGCTGCCCACCTATCCCTTCACAGGAACCTACTACGGCGGCATCACCACCACGCTGGCGCCGATCCCGGAACCCGGATGGGCCTTCAGCCATTGGACCATCCAGAACGACACCATCTGGCCCAGCCTTACCGACAGCCTGGTGACCCTCACCACCGACACCACGGACCGCATCGTGGCGCACTTCATCCCGCCCATCGCCTACAGCGTGATGCTGGACGTGGAGCCGCGCAACAGCGCCCGCATCGAGTTCGACGGTGTGGTCTACGATGCGTTCCCCACCGTGGTGCAGGTGCCCGAGGGCGTGGCCAAGCCCATCAAGGTGCTGCCCGCGCTCTACTACGACTTCCTCAACTGGAGCATCAAGAACAACTACCCGAGCCCGGCGGACACCACCCTGCCGGAACTGAGCATCACCTTCTTCAGCCCCGATACGGTGGTGGCCCACCTACAGCCGCAGGACTACGCGTACTGGATCCCCAACTCGTTCACGCCCAACAACGACGGCATCAACGACGTGTGGCAGCCATGGGGCAACGTGATCGACCTGGAGTCCTTCGACCTCAAGATCTTCGACCGTTGGGGCCAGCTCATGTTCCAGAGCAATGACCCCAACATGCCCTGGGATGGCACCGGTGGCGGTGGCCAGATCGGCGTCGGGGTCTATGCCTACCGGGCTTTCGTGATCGAAGGCATCACCAAGGAACGCCACGAGCTGTTCGGCCACGTGACCGTGGTGCGCTGA